TATGAACCAACGCCTTGGTTCACTGTCTCTACTACTGCTTCCGACTCTTCAGTTTCGATCACGACGCTTTGCTGATTTTCTTGTTTTACAACGTTTTTAATAGGAGTATTTTTTCTCGCAAGAAATATGTACCCACCAGCTACTATCAGTACGAGTACTATTCCTACGAACATTTTATCATGTACACACATTCCTACTTTTTCTTGACACCCACTCATTGGACAAACTTTAGACATACTCTTTTATTTTAAAAAATTATTTATATTTTCAATTATTTTTTATCAACTTTCAACAACTGCACCATTCGCTGTACCTCTTTTTCATCCTTGATTTCATAACACACCATCTGCCCTGTCTTGACTCGATAGACAAGTCCAACTCGCTCAAGGATTTTGAGCTGTTGAGAAACTGCAGAAACAGTGATATCAAATATGGCTGCAACTTCAGTGACACAGAGTTCTTTATAATCCATCAGAAGACGGAAAATACGAAACCTGCCTGGATCGCCCAAAGCCTCGAAGATGAGCTGGGTACGATTATCGTTTTTCGCCATTTCTTGCTTTACTCTCATCAATTCCTCTTTGGTTAACATAACATTATATTAAGTATTTACTTAACTACTAAATATAATAACAAAAAGGAAAAGAGCTGTCAAAAAAAATTTATTTGCTGAGGAAAGCGATCGAAAATTGAAAAGCAGTCACTTACTTTTTTCTTGTTAGCTCTTCCGTACGAAAAATAATCATCTTTTTTATCAATGCATAAGGAATCGTTTTATTGAGCGGAAACTGAACCGAACCCTTTGCACTCTTATATATTGCTAATTCCTCCTTGAATGCTTCTATCCCTGATGGGGTCGGATAAAATCCAATATGACTGTCAAATGCGGAAAAATGTACGAGATTTTTTCCATTCAATTTGAATGTGGGAATACCATAAGCAATCACTTCTTGTACGTCCGGTACTACTTCTCTGACGATAGCACGTATTTTTTGCAAAATAACTTGGATATCTTTCGGATATTTTGTGATGAACGCATCGACACTTTCCATCTTTTCCATATTGTTCAATTTTTTACATTTTTGAAACACAAAATAAAAAAACTCTTTACGGCTTATCCCTACCTACAAATCTTTCTTTGCCAAGCAAAAAATTTATTGCTCTTACTATATTTCTATCAAGACTCTTTTCTGTTTTTAAATTGCTCAAGTATCTGACTATTTCATGTTTCTTCGATGGAGATAAACTTTCAAAAACATTTTTTGCTTCAACGTTGCTACCGAGTGACTGAATAAATTTCTGTGGCGGAATAATTTCCCTACTTTCAGGATCAAATGTGATCGTTAATTCTACAGTTTCACTGATCCGCTGAGGAGAATTTTTGAGCATCGTTGTGTTGATATAGAGTCTCCATTCACCAGCATATTTTACCAAAGTCTGCTTGTAGGGTTTTCCATTGATAGTTCCTTTGATAGGAATGTGTCCTCTCTCTTTTTTGGCTTGATCGAATATATCCTGCAAAATATCTTCAGGTACGGAAACAAACGGATTCACTCCAATAATCTTTATTTCTGCTTTGAATTTTTTCATATCGTAGAGATTGCCGTCTTATTCCTTTTTTATTGTCTGGCCAAATATCTAGCAGTATTCACATTTCTCACCGTCATAAACTGATAAAGTTTGTGGCTAATTATCTTATTCAGATGGCTCTTGTTATAATTTTTCCTATCAACATTCCAAAAAATCGCCCCTTTGACATAACGGATGTCCATAAATTCTTTTTTGATTGGCAGATCATCTATGGTTTTCTTCGAATCAATTTCTGGGAATAGGTAAGCAATATCGGATCGCTGTGTGATATCATTTTTCCAGTTTTTTGGTATCGATTCGACTATCTGTATCATTTCCTTTTCTGTCTTGATAAGGATTGTGGCATCAAAACCGAATTCTTTTTTAAAATTCAATTTCAGTTTTTTGCATATTTCTTGTTGTTTATCTTTCCCTTCAAAAATAACATTGCCTGAGTTTATATAGGTTGAAACGTTGTCATAGCCCAAAGATTCAAAAAGCACCTTAAGTTTTTTCATATCAACCCTGCGTTCTTTTCCGGCGTTTATTCCTCTGAGTAATGCAATATATTTCATAATTTATTCCATTAAATCATCGACACGTTTTTATAAGCACCCGATTGATACCTACGAGCTATATATAAATATAGCGGAAAAAGTATCACAAGGAAAATAATTCCTGAATATAAAAATCCGTATTGATAGGATACGCGCTCGATTATGAATCCAACTCCAAAACTTGAAACTACCGAAACAGCCTGATCAATTTGTGAACCCGTTGACAACAATGTGGCCTTAAATTTACTTGATTTAATAATATCAAGTCGATAACCCTCATCAATTTTACTTAACCCCCAATGGAATGCGTTTATGATAATAAAAGCGGTTACAACAACCCACCAACTTGATATCATTCCCAAAACAAGAATTAAAAGAGTATAAATAACAAGTTGAAACCCATAAAAAGAAGGTAAGGTAAAATATTTTTTAATCTTTCCGCTATACGCAAGCATAAGCGAAGCAAATGCTCTCCCTATACCAAAGAATACCCCGAACCAAATTACAGGTATTTCAAGAAATGTCTGATAAGGGGCACGGAACCCTCCAATACTAAACAATGTTCCACCAATAATTCCCGAAAACAAAGCAATGCTAAAAAAGTTAAGGTGATATCCTTCTTGTAATACCTGTCTGAAATTTGTCGCCCCAATTTCTTCAATGTGTTCCTGAGGGACAGGAGGTACCACCAAGGAAATTGCTACCAATAATCCAATCACATCAATAACAAAAGCAATCAGAAATGGTGTTTTGTAACTTATGCTCACTAAAAATGGTACCAGCACCATAAATATTATCGGCACCGCAAATCCTATAGAACTGATTTTTCCCATCACTCTTGCATAGTCGTGTTCTCTTTTAAGACCTTGTAAAGTTTCGTGCATAAAGGCACTACCTGTACCACTTTGAAAAGCGGCACTCGCACTCAAAAAAATTGCGCCGAGTATCAAGAAGGAAATGTTATTCGCAAAAAGAAAAAAGACTGTTGACATCAACATCAATACTCGAGAAATAACTAGCGTTAGTTTATGTCCGATTTTATCAGACATATATCCGCTGGGAATTTCAAAAAGAAAACCAGAAAGACTCCCTGCAAGCAAAATTGTTCCAATTATTTTTGGTGTTACGTCTGGTATGGTCAGATAGTACGCTCCCAAAACCGCAACAAAAATTCTTTTATTGGCGATTAACAATATGGTGTATTTCCAAATATTACTTTGTAGATTTTTTTCCATATTTATTTCAATAATTCGCCAACTGATACTCCAAGCGTATTAGCTAGTTTTTCTATCGGGAAAGAAGATTCCATAGATTCTGTTCTTACTTTCACAGTCAGTATATAAACTTCTCACAAAACGGTCAAAGAAAAGGAAAAAAACCTCTTTGTAGAGATTTTTTCAGATTCGGGAATTCTTGGCGGGAATGCGTTTGTGTCGGCGCGAAGCTATGACCCCATTTCGGCTTCAGATTCCGATTTCCAATTTTGGCGGTGCATATTGGACGAAGTTCGAATGTATTTCGCCAAAAACCCTGAGTAAGAAAGCGGAAGCCGTCCCCACCGTAGTCCTGAAGCCTCGGGACTCCCCATCAGAAAAACCTTTCTTTGCATTTCGGATTTGCGCGCGCCGGATCTTTTCTTCTCTTAAGGAAAAGAAAGCTTTTCTGATGAGGACTGCTCTTTGGAGCAGTGCGGTGGGGAACGGCTGCTATTGGTACGTCGCCAAGATGGAAATAAACGAGCTTGTAGTTATTCTATCACATCAGACAATATTGAATTTGCTCATTTCTCCATCTTGGCGACGGTACCATCCAAGTGAATGGTATTGCGATGACAATTTATTTGCCGAGTTCAACTCGTCTTTTGATATATGAAGTTTGCTTCCTGTACGAGAACAAAAACATCACAAAAAGCACTGTAAGCAAAATATTTATGCTGTACTTTTCCAAAAATAGACATCGGTAGGAAAATAATTCGTACGCTTTTGCTACCATAAACAAGAAGAACATCGAAACGAAAGTACGGTACATGTTATTTGTCTCCGAAAATTCCTCAATTTTCGGATCCACTTTTGCGACAGCAACAAAATCAGAATACGACGCAAACTTAAGAAAGGAAATCCATTTCAAGATAGGCTCAATAGCCAAAGACCCAAACCTACTTATAACGAGACCAACGAAGTAGTAGACGAACGCTCCGATAACCAGATTTTCTTGTGTGAAAGAATAGGGTGTAAAGCGTTCCAACACTACAACGAAAAGAACACCAGGAAGTAGGTAGTTGAATAGATTATAGGACGTTATCTTGTCTAAAACTTTTTCCATAAGTTACTCATCTACTTGATTAAAGAAGGTTTCCGGTGCGAGAGGCCCCCAACCATCTCTTTGTGGAGCATCTGCACTAGGATGACAAATTGTTTTTCCGTTCCTTGTAGAGCCAGGATTGCAATTTCGACGTATAAGCGCATTGATTACCTTACGTGATGGATGTTTAGGATCGCCCTGTGGTGGACACGAGATAAACGCATGAACCGGCATAAGTCGATTCAGTATAGTCGGCCCAAGATTACGTTTACTGCCATGATGTGGAACATCGAGGAAGTCTATTTTATTCAAAGAGACATTATTTGCTTCCGCAAAATCAATAGCCCTGCCAAGTGCATCCTTTCCAGCGTCACCAGTAAAAAGGAATTTTTTTCCATCAACGACAAGCAGTAACACCAAACTGGAATTATTTTCGTGGCTTGTATCTAGGTAGTCGTCTGATAGGGTTTCGATATGCAGTTCCTCCGCGATCCAACCAACTGCCTCTTTCACCGCACCGATGAACTGTTCAATTTTGTGTTCATCCTTCACTTCTGGTGTCACACCGAAATTAGCAAGGAGTTGCTGGTAATACTCTTCGGTAGGTCCCAAAATATATAGCCCGTCATGCACCTGTTCTCCCGCGAATGGCTGAACGACCACTACACCCTTCTCAGTGGCCATATCAACGAGATCCGAGAGCATTGAAAGTGATTTCTCAAGTCGCGTCTCCAGACCCTTTTGTGTCACAGACATGTTCGTCATTTTCTGGATTGCTTTAGTGTAATCCCAAGGACAATGGGCAACCAACTTACCGACGGTTAAGTTTTCGAAAACCTCTGAAAGACCAGAGATATGGTCGTTGTGAAGATGTGATGCAACAACAAGGTCAACATATGTCGTTCCATAATGTATCTTGATGTGCTCGACAAGTGCCTTGCCCGAATCCTTTGTACCTCCATCTATAACTACAACATTCTGTGTTGTAGGCGAACTGAAATCTCCATACCGAATTGCGATTGCATCACCGCCTTTTTCTCCGATCCCAACTGGGATGTAATCAATCTCATATGCCATATGTTTTTTGTATAATTTGAACTTGTTTAGGTTAACATTAGGTATTATAATTTAGGTATGGTATACTAGTCAAGTATGAGAATAGAACAGCCATCAAAACGGCAGGCCGAAATACTTGAATTCGTATCTTTTTTTCGTCAAAAAAAAGGCTACGCCCCTTCTCTGACCGAAATAGCAGCGCATTTTGACGTGTCTGTGCCAACAGTACACCAACATATTGCGTATCTACGCAAGAAGAACCTTCTCTCGACCGAGAAGGGAAAACAAAGGTCTATACAAGCATTCAACGACCATAATCGTGGCGTCGTTGAAATTCCGCTTATGGGGATTATTGCCGCAGGCGGACCGATTGAGGCCATCAGAGACCCTCGTCCTATAGAAGTTCCAAAAAGCATGCTTTCCGCAGGATCGGATTATTATGCCTTGAAAGTCGCGGGCGTAAGCATGATCGAAGACGGTATTTTTGACGGTGATATCGTTATCGTTCGGGATCAGCCAACGGTTGAAAACGGAGAAAAAGCAGTCGCTTACCTACCAGATCAAGATGCGGTTACTCTAAAAAGAATCTATCACGAAAAAAATCGAATCAAACTTGTTCCCGCAAATCAAAAGATGGAACCTTTTTATGAGACAAATGTAGAAATTCAAGGAAAGGTTGTTGGTGTGTTGAGAACTGAAAAATAAGGCCAAAAAATATCCTTATTTTTGCTCTAAAAACTTTCTCAATTCCTCCTGTCTTTCCTTAAATCCACCAAATTCTCTTTGAAAGTCGGTCTTTTTGTAAAGCTGATATACAAATCCCTTCTCCGTCAAAATTACTCGCGAGTCGCCATCATTGGAGTTTTCTATTTCTGAATCAAACAACCTTTTTTCTACGTTTTTCTTTTTTGCAAACAACCCCTTAAAAACTTCCCTGCTCATATCAGAAACAAACTTATCAAGACCGTTGGCCAAAGCGTTACTTTTCTCAGTGATCTTTTCTTCTAAAGACAGGAGATCCTTCCTCTCATCTTCTATGATGGCTTCATCCTTCATCAGACTAAGCATAGAATAGCTGCTTAGCTTTCTCTGAT
This DNA window, taken from Candidatus Moraniibacteriota bacterium, encodes the following:
- a CDS encoding metalloregulator ArsR/SmtB family transcription factor, with the translated sequence MLTKEELMRVKQEMAKNDNRTQLIFEALGDPGRFRIFRLLMDYKELCVTEVAAIFDITVSAVSQQLKILERVGLVYRVKTGQMVCYEIKDEKEVQRMVQLLKVDKK
- a CDS encoding DUF1801 domain-containing protein, with translation MEKMESVDAFITKYPKDIQVILQKIRAIVREVVPDVQEVIAYGIPTFKLNGKNLVHFSAFDSHIGFYPTPSGIEAFKEELAIYKSAKGSVQFPLNKTIPYALIKKMIIFRTEELTRKK
- a CDS encoding DUF1905 domain-containing protein translates to MKKFKAEIKIIGVNPFVSVPEDILQDIFDQAKKERGHIPIKGTINGKPYKQTLVKYAGEWRLYINTTMLKNSPQRISETVELTITFDPESREIIPPQKFIQSLGSNVEAKNVFESLSPSKKHEIVRYLSNLKTEKSLDRNIVRAINFLLGKERFVGRDKP
- a CDS encoding DUF1697 domain-containing protein → MKYIALLRGINAGKERRVDMKKLKVLFESLGYDNVSTYINSGNVIFEGKDKQQEICKKLKLNFKKEFGFDATILIKTEKEMIQIVESIPKNWKNDITQRSDIAYLFPEIDSKKTIDDLPIKKEFMDIRYVKGAIFWNVDRKNYNKSHLNKIISHKLYQFMTVRNVNTARYLARQ
- a CDS encoding MFS transporter — encoded protein: MEKNLQSNIWKYTILLIANKRIFVAVLGAYYLTIPDVTPKIIGTILLAGSLSGFLFEIPSGYMSDKIGHKLTLVISRVLMLMSTVFFLFANNISFLILGAIFLSASAAFQSGTGSAFMHETLQGLKREHDYARVMGKISSIGFAVPIIFMVLVPFLVSISYKTPFLIAFVIDVIGLLVAISLVVPPVPQEHIEEIGATNFRQVLQEGYHLNFFSIALFSGIIGGTLFSIGGFRAPYQTFLEIPVIWFGVFFGIGRAFASLMLAYSGKIKKYFTLPSFYGFQLVIYTLLILVLGMISSWWVVVTAFIIINAFHWGLSKIDEGYRLDIIKSSKFKATLLSTGSQIDQAVSVVSSFGVGFIIERVSYQYGFLYSGIIFLVILFPLYLYIARRYQSGAYKNVSMI
- the lexA gene encoding transcriptional repressor LexA; this encodes MRIEQPSKRQAEILEFVSFFRQKKGYAPSLTEIAAHFDVSVPTVHQHIAYLRKKNLLSTEKGKQRSIQAFNDHNRGVVEIPLMGIIAAGGPIEAIRDPRPIEVPKSMLSAGSDYYALKVAGVSMIEDGIFDGDIVIVRDQPTVENGEKAVAYLPDQDAVTLKRIYHEKNRIKLVPANQKMEPFYETNVEIQGKVVGVLRTEK